The DNA window CGCTTCGTCGACACGCTGGATTACGACGCCTACGCCGAGGCCATCGACGACGACACGGCCTACGTCCACTGCGAGACCATCGGTAATCCCGCCCTAGTGACTCCGGACCTCCAGCGGCTGGCCGACATCGCCCACGACCACGGCTGTCCGTTCTTCGTCGACAACACCTTCGCGACGCCGTACCTCTGTAACCCCCTCGAACACGGCGCGGACCTCGTCTGGAACTCCACGACGAAGTGGATACACGGCCACGGGACGACCGTGGGCGGTGTGCTAGTCGACGGGGGTTCGTTCCCCTGGGAGGAGCACGCCGAGAAGTACCCCGAAATCGCCGGCGACAACCCGGCCTACCACGGCGTCAACTTCCAGGAGCGCTTTGGCGACGCCGCCTTCACGTACGCCGCCATCGCCCGCGGGCTGCGTGACCTGGGCTGCCAGCAGTCCCCCTTCGACGCCTGGCAGACGATGCAGGGCCTGGAGACGCTCCCCGCCAGGATGGACCGCCACTGCGACAACGCCATGGCCGTCGCGGAGTTCCTCGACGACCACCCCGAGGTCTCCTGGGTCACCTACCCCGGCCTCTCCGACCACGAGACCCACGAGGCCGCAAGCGAGTATCTGGACGGCGGCTACGGCGGGATGATAACGTTCGGGCTGGAGGCGGGCTACGACGCCGCCCGCTCGACGGTGGAGTCGACCGAGATCGCGAGCCTGCTCGCCAACGTCGGCGACGCGAAGACGCTCATCATCCACCCCGCCAGCACGACTCACCAGCAACTTACCGACGAGGAGCAGGCCGCCGCCGGCGTCAGTGGCGACATGGTCCGGCTCTCCGTCGGGACGGAAGCCGTCGACGACATCATCGCCGACCTCGACCAGGCTATCGCCCAGTCGTCGTAACCGACGACCACATCCTGCTTTTCGAGACCTCACGAACTGACTGACCAATCTAACGGTCTTCGAGCCAATAGAGGATGTATTCTCTCACTTGGCCGAGTTCTATGTTTGCACGTGTATCTTTTTCGCTGATTCTGTGACAATCCAAAGAAAGAAGTCGGTACTGTCCTAACAGTGTCACACATCCACGGAGCTACCCCCATGCCCGTGCTCAAACGACTCACGGACGCGCTCGGCGGCCGGAACGAGTCCTACGTCTGTCGGTTCTGCCGGCTCACATTCGAACGGGAGCGACGCAACTGCCCGGCCTGTGGCTGTGGCACGATAGAACCGGACCGGTAAGGCCGTCGCCGGCGCTACAGCACGTCTCGCTCTTCGAGCAGCGTGTACAGCTCGTCCATCGTCGAGACGGTCACGTCACACGCGGGCTCGACGGCGGGTTTCGGCTCGAAGCCGACGGCCAGTCCGGCGACTTCGAGCATCGGGAGGTCGTTGGCGCCGTCGCCGATGGCGATGGTATCCGACCGGTCCTCGCCGACGATAGCCGTCGCGACTTCCAGGGCGTCGTCTTTGGTGCCCTCGATGAGCGGGCCTTCGACCGCGCCGGTCAGTGCGCCGTCCGCGACCGGCAGGCGGTTGGCGACGATGGCGTCGACCTCGACGCCCTCCGTTTCGAGTGCAGCTTCGACCCCGCGGTCGAACCCGCCGGTCAGAATCGAGACGTAGTGGCCGGCCTCCCGTAGCGCGGCGATGACCTCGGCCGCGCCGGGGCGCAGCTCGACCTCGTCGAAGGCCGCCTGTGCCTGCTCGTCGGGCAGGTCAGCGAGCAGTTCACAGCGCTGGCGAAGGCTCTCGGCGTATTCTATCTCGTTGTTCATCGCCCGCTCGGTGATATCGGCCATGTCCTGGGCGGTGCCGTTCTGGTTGCCCAGCAACACGGTCATCTCCGAGTCGGAGAGGGTCCCGTCGAAGTCGAAGGCGACTAGCATTGCGTGGTGGTTCTGGGCCAAACCTTTCAAACTATCCGGTTTCACCCGGGCGGCGAAAACCGATACACAGTGCTGTTGGAACGGACGTATCGGGGATAAAATGGGTGTGGTTGGCGAGACGTCGCTACGCCAATTCCAAACAGAAATAGGTTGTTCTCCAGAAGTCGCCGTGACACGACGCGTTTTCACGCTCTTCAAGTTCGAAATCGGGGCTCTCGTCCAGGGATTCGATATAGTGGTCTGACATCCCAATATGAAGGTTAGAAATAATAAATAATAAATGTAGTGGTAGAAGAAATTAAATCACTGCGCGACTGCGGCAGTCGCGGGGGTCGTGGATTAGTATCTCACTCGAAAACGCTTATTTTCCTATATCTGAAAATGAAATATATGTCTATTGTCGTCATCGGTCGGGCGGGGTTGGGTGAAATCCAGCTCCTCGAAGCAGCGCTCCGTGACCAGGGTGGTGACCCAATCGTCGTCGACATCTCCGAGTGGCCCGGCGGGGCTCCCATACGGCTCGACCCGGCGAGCGACGAGTTCGTCACGGACGCCCAGTTTTCCCTGGACGATGTCGGCAGCGTCTACGCCCACGCCCCCTCCCTGTTCCGACCAACAGATATCTGCTTCAAGAAACAGTTCGACGACCAGAACCCGTATTCGGCGTTGATACAGCTCAAGGAGTATCGCAGTCTCTTCGAAAGTCTCTGCCGGGTTTTCGAGTCGAACGGCGTTCCCGTGATTCCGAGCGAGTCCACCCACTACCTCCAGGAGCGAAAGCCCTGGCAGCTCCGCCAGTTCGAACAGCGGGACCTTCCGGTTCCAGATACGGTGTTTACCAACGACCCGTCGGTCGTCCGGGAGTTCTGTTCTGCACACGAGCGGGTACTGTTCAAACCAGTATCCCGCGGGGCGGAGCCAAACGTCGTGACCGAGGCGGACCTGGACCCCGAGAAGCTCGCTAACCTCGAGACTGCGCCGGTCCAGTTCCAGGCGTTCGTCCCCGGCGAGGACCTCCGGGTCTACGTTCTCGACGGCGCGGTTGTCGGTGCGACCAGATACGAGAGCGAGGCCTACTCGTTCAAGGTCGCGGACCGGCGCGGCGAGGAGGTCGAGCTGGTCCCGGCGACGCTCTCATCTGAGGTCCGCGAGACAGCACTGGCTGCCGCAGACGCGACCGGACTCACCTTCGGCGCCGTCGATATCCGCCGACGTCCCGATGGCGGGCACGCGCTCCTCGAGGTGAACCAGACCCCCGCGTTCGCCTACGCCGATGCCAACAGCGGCCAGTCTGTGAGCGATGCGCTGGCGAAGTACCTGACGACGACTGCCCACCAACCGTGACGCCCGAGACTGAGACCACGATTCCAGACGGCGAGTTCGGTTTCACCTGGGGAGCCACGGAGTCGCTCTGGTACCTGCTGGACAGTGATGGGGGACTTCGGGGCGTCTCGGAGGACGTCGTCACGATGCTCCGGGACTTGGCCACCGGCGAACTCTCAAGGGACGAACTGCCGGACAATGCGGCCACCGTCCTCGACCGCTTGATAGAGCAGGGGTACGTCCGCCAGAACGGCCCCGTCGAACGGGTGGTCACACCCGACGATATCCGATTCTGGCCACGGGCGGCGCTGTTCCTCGGTCTGGCCTCGGTACTGGTCACCGTCGCCGCGTCACAGATCGGCTCACTTCCGAACAGTGTGAGCGCACTGACCCCGTTCGATATCGTGACTGTCGTGGCCCTCACAATCGTCACGATACTCGTTCACGAGGGGGGCCACTACGTCGCGTCCCGGCCGTACTTCGACCCCTCGCTCCAGCTCTCGACGATGAACGGCATTATCCCGGTCTTGACCACGAAGACCCACGAGGCCTGGATACTTCCCCGTAATGTGCGGCGGTGGATCAGTCTGGCCGGGCCCTTCGTGGAGGTAAGCTTCATCCTGTCGGTCGTCGGCGCCACCGTCGGGGCGGCCGGCTGGACGCTCGGACTCCAGCTCTACGTCATCGGGTCGGTGTTCCGGATTGCCGGCAGTCTCTGTCCACTGTTCCACGGCGACGGCTACTGGCTGTTCGTGGACACGTTCGGACTCGTGAACGTCCGAAAACGTGGCCTGGAGGACTTCCGCGAACGGACGATTTCGGGGCCGTCGGCATACATCGTCGTCTCGTATGCGTTCGCCGGCATCCTCATCTCCGTCTCGTTGATTTCGATGCTCCTCAGGGGCCCGGTCGGTATCGCGGTGGCCGCCGTCTGGGGCCTGGTCGTCCTCTACGCGAAACGGGACCGCCTGCCAGGGGCACAGCTCGGGTGACCCGAAACAGGGACCTCACTCCGTTCGGTCCTGCGAACCGGTGGCGAAGCCACCGGACACGCAGCTACGGCTTCGGCGGTGGCCCGTCGTAGGCGCCCATATCCTGATAGAAGTTCAACAGCGCGAACTTCAACTTCTCGGGGCCGATGTCGACCATCTCCTTGCGCTCCTCGGGCGGGAACCGGCCGCGGACGGCGTAGTCGTGCATCTCCATCTCCGCCGCTTCGGTGTAGCGCTTATCCAGCAGGATGCGCGCGCCGAAGTCCTCTGGCGAGCGGACCACCCGGCCCAGGGCCTGTCTGGTCTTTCTGACAGTGGGAATCTCGACGGCGTAGCGCCAGCCGGCCTCGTCGTCCTTCGAGGCCTCCCGGTGGTCGCCCTCGCCCTCCCCGAACGCGGTCTGGTAGGCGTCCTGGACCGCTTCCATCCGGTCGTCCAGATGGGGATAGGGCACGCCCAGCACGACGACGGTCCGGGCGTCGTCGCCGTCGTAGCTCACGCCCTCGCCCAGCGTCCCCCACAGCGAGGTAAAGAGGACGGCGCCGTCGTCGTCGGTGAAAGCCTCCCGCAGGTCGCGGGCCTGTTTGCCCGGTTCGTCAAGATACCGGGTCCCGGAGACGGCCACCATCTGGTGGTAGCGCTCGGCCTCGCTGTAGGAGGGGCAGAAGACGAGCGTGTTTCCGGGGGTAAAGCGGATGATATCCTCCAGGGTTCGCGCTATCGTGCGCTGGGTCTCGGGGTCGTCCCGTTCGCTGGAAAACAGCGCCGGCCCGGAGACGGCGTAGGTCCGGCGCCGGTCTTCCGGAAACTGGTCGCCGTAGGCCATCGTCACCGGCTCGTCCAGGCCGACGACGTCCTCGGTCACGTCGAAGGGGCGGACGGTGGCGCTCATCAACACGGCGGCGTGCAGATCGTCGAACAGCTCGCGGGTCACCTGCTCCGGGATGCAGGTGTACAGCTCCGCGCGGCCGTAGACCTCGCTCGTGGACTCGTCCCGTCGGACGCTGACGACGGGGTACTGCCCGGTGGCGTCCGATTCGGAGAGCCAGTCGGCCAGAAAGCCCGCTGCCTGGAGCGTCTGGCACTCCTTGCGGGTGTCCAGTTCCCCCTCTTTGAACTGCTCCTCGTAGCGCTCGTCGAGTTCCCGACCGAGGTCCAGCGCCAGGTCGACCTCCTCGTGAAAGCCCGGCCCGCTGTAGGCCTGGAAGAACGAGAGGGTCAGATCGTCCTTCCGGTCGTCGTTCGCGATGGTGATGTCGTCCCAGTGCTCGTCGACGGCCTCGCGGTCGCCAAATCCAAACGAATCCTCGTAGGTCTCGACCAGCGCGTCCCGAAAGGTACCCAGCACGTTCGCGGCGTTCTCGGCTCGCGAGTCCTCGACGCCGGAGAGCTCCTCGATGGCCTGGTCTACGGTGTTCTCGGTCAGCGTACGGCGGGCGTGGTCGCGAGCGGCGGACTCGACGTTGTGGGCCTCGTCGAAGACGGCGATGATGTCCTCGGGGTCCCGGCCGATCCAGCGGAAGAACTGCTCGCGGATGGTCGGGTCCAGCAGGTGATGATAGTTACAGACGACGAGGTCGACGCCCTCCATCCCCTCCTTGAGGAGCTCGTACCCACACAGCCCCCGGTCGCCGGCGTACTCGTAGACGTCGTCGGGCGTGCGCACGTCGTCGTAGAGCCAGGCGTAGAACTCGCTGGTGTCGACGGTGAGGTTCCGGTAGTAGTGGTCACAGGTCGACCGTTCGCTCTCGAGTTCGTCCATCTCTTCCTGGAGGTCCCGCAGCTCCTCGACGACGGCGTTGCGGGCCTCCATCGCCTCGCTGTCACCGTCCTGGCCCGCCGCCAGTAGCTCCCCCTCGCGCTCTTCCAGCTGAGCGATGTCTTCCTCCACGTCGACGAGTTCCCGGGTCGTGTCCCGCAGGGCCTGGCACTCCTCGTAGTCCACGTCGATGTGACACATCGACCCCTTCCCCCGGAAGACGACCGCACGGAGCCGCTCCTGTTCGGTGATGGCGCGGGCGTCCTCGACGAACTGGCGCATCTGCTGGTGGACGTTGGTCGTGATGACGACGGTCTTGCCCGTCTCGCGGGCGTGTTCCAGCGCCGGGACCAGCGACGCGAGCGTCTTCCCCGTTCCGCAGGCCCCCTCGAAGAGCACGTCGTCGCCCTCCCCCAGCGCCTCGTAGATGGTGTCCATCGCCTCCCGCTGGTGGTCGTAGGGCTCCTCGAAGGGGAAAAAGCGTAGATAGCCGTCGTCTGTCGTCACTGGGGGGTAGTTGGCCGCTATCGGGCAAAAGGGTTCGGCCCTAGGAACAGTATGCGATACGTCTGATAGTGGTGCCGGGACCCCGAACCGCCAGAAAGCCCCCGACCGTTCGAGTGCCGATAGGCTCACTTCGCTCGCCTATCGAGGTTTCGTTCGCTTCGCTCACGAAACTGCCGGGGCTCGCTGCGCGCCTCGCTTCGCTCGGTGCTAGCGTCGCCCAGGCTACTCGAACGGTCGGCCCCTTTCAGTCCCACCCGCGGTGATTAGTCAATCGGCTACACGCACCCGTTCCTGGTCGGTCGCCGATACTCCCGGCAGTCACTTGCCTCAGCAGTCCTTCGTTGGGATATGCATCGCTCGCTCGCCGTCGTCACGCTCGTCGTGCTGGCGGGCTGTAGCGGTCTCGGACTCGGGGCAAGCGCCGACGAGCCGACGGTGACGCCGGTCCCCATCACCACGCCGGACGCCTCTGACGTCGACGTTCCCAGAGCCAACGGGAGCGTCGACATCGACCGGGTTCTCGCGCGCCACGACGCGGCCCTTTCGGACCGGAGCTTCCACCGCCGGGTCGTACGCGAGGGACCACAGAACACCAGGGACGTGTGGGTGGACCGCGAGCGCGGCGTCGTGCGGGTCCGGCGGACCCTCGGGCCGGTCGTCGACGACGCCATCCTGTTCGACGGCCGGCGCTACCGGGTGGCCAGCGACGACCCGGACCGGGCCTACACCAGCGAGCCGAGCAACGCCACGGTCCCGTACGTCCCCACCCGGTCCGGCGAGGCCCGCCTCGGACAGGTCCTGCTCGAGGACGGCTACCAGCGGGTCGACACGGTCCGTCGTGGCGGGCGAAACCTGGCGGTCGTCGCCGTCAACGCCACGGGACGGGGGTCCGGGGTGGACCCCTCGATTTCGGCCCAGTCGCGGCTCTACGTCGATAGCGAGGGCGTCATCAGGGAGGTCGACCACTGGGAGCGCCGGCCCGACGGGACCATCGTCTACCTTCGGATGGCGGTCACCACCGATACGGAGCGCGTGCCTGTCCCGTGGTGGGCCGAGGATATCGGAGTGTACGGGTAACCGTCGTCAGTGGTGGTCGTGGGCCGTCCCGTCGGCCGGAACGGAGTGGTCGGCGGTGTACGCACCTGGTGACTCCTCGAAGGTCCGTCGACACGTCGCCGAACAGAAGTGGTAGGTTTCGCCGTCGGCCGCCGCACTGGGTCCGTCATCGCCGACCCGCATCCCACAGACCGGGTCGCGGTACTGGCCGGGCGCGCCCAGCCCACGGCGGTAGACGTACAGCAGGAACCCGGAGAGCCCAAAGGCCAGCAGGTTCAGTACGAGCGTGTAATCGACCACGAAGAACTCCTGTTCGGTGGCCGTCTCGCCGCCGGCGAGGTCCGGGACGATGCCCAGCAGGTCGAACAGCTGTTCCATCAGGAACCCGGTAAACGCCATCGTCACGAAGAAGACGCCGAGGATGTACAGCATCACTTTCCAGCCGTAGTACTTCCGGTAGACGTTCAGGACTGGAATCGTGATGAGGTCGGCGTAGACGAACGCGATGACGCCGGCGAAGCTGACACCGCCGCCCCAGAGTGCGACGGCGAACGGGACGTTGCCCATGCTGCCGACGAAGCTCACCACGGCGATAGCAACCCCCATCACGGCGTTCTCGGCACTCACGAGGACCCCGTCGCCGCCGAGGAACAGGCTGTTCCACACCCACTGTGGGACGAAGACGATGACGAACCCGGATATCAGGAAGCCGGCGACGACGTCCGTCCAGAGCATCGACCACTCCTTGCGGTACTGGTTCGCGACTTTGTACCAGCCGCCCCACGAGCGCAGTTCCTCGCGCCAGCTTCCCCGCCCCGCGACCGCCTGCTCGTAGGTCTCCAGACAGCCCGGCGAACAGAATTTGAGCGTCTCCCCACCGTCCGTGACGACGGTGTACTCGTCTTTGCCCTCCATCCCACAGGTCGGGTCCTCCGTGGTGCCGGCCTCGCGGTCGCGTTCGGCCAGCTCCTCGCGAACCCGCTCGAAGAGCGTCTCGGGCAGCGTCAGGTGGACCAGCAGCGCCATCACGGCGATGAGTATCAGTCCACCGAGCAGTTCGGCCAGCAGGAACTCCCAGCCCAGCAGGACGAGTATCATCAGCCCCAGTTCGACGATGAGGTTGGTCGACGCGAACATAAAGGCGAGGAACGGGACGACGTGGGCCCCCTTCTTGAACAGTCCCTTGCCGATGGCGACGGCGCCGAAGCTACAGCCGCTGCTGGCCGCGCCGAACAGCGTCGCTCGCGTGACGCCCCGAACGTCGCCGCGGCCGAGGAGCTGGGCCATCCGTTCTTTCGAGACGTACACCTGAACGAGGCTGGTGATGACAAGTCCCATGATGATGGCCCAGGCCGCCGTCCAGAGGAAGCCGACGCCGATGCGGAGCGCTTCGAGCACGCTGTCGATGAGTATCATCTGCATCCCGATTCACCGGCCTAGGGCTCCCCGCGCTGCAGCGTCTGCCGCCGCCGTTCGAACTCTTCGTCGTCGATGTCGCCCCGGGCGTACCGCTCTCGGAGCGCCGACATCGCGTCGTCGCTGCCGCCGCCGTTGCTGGCCCCGTCTGCACTCCTGTAGAGGGCGTAGGCGGCGACGCCGCCGAGCAGGAGGAGCGCGGGCCACAGGAGCCAGACGCCCCAGCCCATGCCCCAGCCCATCCCGCCGTGGGTCCCCATCCAGCCGTCGTGGTGGTGCCTGCCGTCGTCACCGGAGTGGGCGGCGGCCGGACCGGTGGCCGCGAGCACGACGACCAGCGCGACGAGCGCGAGCCGGACGATACGACCGAGCGCCGCTCCCGAACTGTCGTTCATACTAGTGGATACACGGTGCTCGTTCACCACTGTTGTCGTTCAGAATCGAAAGGTCACCGGCGGCAAAACTGTGGGTTCAAAACCGTCGTGCGGACCGCTCGTTTCAGGCCGCTTCCGGGACCGCTTCGGGCTCGATGTACACCTTGCGGATGTCGCCGTTGGTGGCTTTCAGTTCGTCCTCGATAGCCGTAATCGCGTCGTCCATCGCCTCGGTCTCGAGGCCGTCACGGAAGGCGATATCCGCGGAGACGATGACTTCGTTGGGACCGAAATACACCGTCCGGAAGTCGACGATGGATTCGACGTGCTCGTTACTGGTGATGACGTCACGCAGTCGCTTGCCCTCGTCTGCGGGGAGGCTCTCGCCCAGCAGGAGCCGCTTGTTCTCCCAGGCCAGCGCCAGGGCAAAGCCCATCAGCATGATACCGATGAGCACCGCCGAAATCTGGTCGTAGACGGGGTTGTCGGTCAGCTGTGCGAGGACGAGCCCCACGAGCGCGATGACGATACCCAGCAGCGCGATGGTGTCCTCGGTCAGTGCGGTCAGCGTCGTCACGTCGCTGGTCTTGCGGAACGCCTCCCGGTAACTGTCCCAGTCGTTGCGTTTCATCTGCCGTTGCATCTCCGCGCGGGCCTTGTACAGCGCCCACGTCTCGAAGGCAAAGGCGCCCAGCAGGACCGTGTAGTTCACCCATACCGGGTCGAGCCACGCCGGCGGCGTGTACTGGATAAAGAGGAAGTCGATGCCGCCGCTGCCCCCGCCGTGGCCGCCGTGGCTGGTAATCTCGCTGTAGCCGTGTTTCAGGCTCTCCCAGCCCGCGATACCGAACAGGAACACCGAGACCAGAAAGCTGTAGAAGAACTGTGATTTGCCGTAACCGAAGGGGTGCTGTCGGGTGGCTTTCCGCTCGGAGTAGCGGATACCGATGAGGAGGAACACCTGGTTGCCAGTGTCGGAGAGAGAGTGGTAGGTCTCCGACAGCATCGCTGCGCTCCCGGTCAACAGGAAGCCGAAGAACTTCAGGATAGCAATGGCTCCGTTGGCGACCAGGGCGGCTAAGACGACTGATTTGCTGCCTGCCATTATCACCCCCTCACGATGCCGGGTGAAAGTGGTTCTGGATTTATATCTGGAGCAGAAAGGAAGCGTATGCTCACCGTCATCTCCGATACGCACGGCACCGACTCCCACCGACTGACTGGCCAGACCCTCGATGCGGTCCGGGCCGCCGACCACGTGGTCCACGCCGGGGATTTCACGACCGAAGCCGTCTACGACGCTATCCAGGCTGAGGCCGCCGGGCTGACTGCGGTCGCCGGCAACAACGAGCGGCCGGCGCTGCGGGAACGCCTGCCTGCCGAGGCGACCGTCGAGTGGGCCGGCCACCGTCTCCTGGTCGTCCACGGCCACCGCCACTCCGACACCGCCCTGGCCATGCTCGCCCGTCAGGAGGACGCGGATATCGTCGTCGTCGGCCACTCCCATCGGCCCGAACTCGGCGAGCTGGACGGTCGGTTGCTCGTCAATCCGGGGAGCTACGCCGACCCGCGCCGCTACCGCCCGGCCCACGCCGAACTCGACGTCGACGAGGGGGCGCTTCGGGTCCGCCTGCGTTCGCCCGACGGGGAAGTTTTCGAGACGGTCACGCGGCCACGGTGAGCCGACCCGATACGCGCCACGCCACCCCGAAACCTCTTTGTCCGGTGGCCGTCAACCGCCGGCTATGATAGAGGTCGGGCTGCTCACGTGGGTGCTTCTCGCGCTCGTCCTGGGCTTTTTCTTCTTCATGTACCTGATGGTCAGACGGTCCATCCTCGGGTTCAAAGAGGGGATGCAGGGCGGCCGCGAGAAGTAACCGTGCGCTCGCGGACTAGAACGTCAACGTCACCGACTGCGCCTCGGTAATCGTGACGGTCTTTTCTCTCGTCTCCCCTTCGTAGTCGGCGCTGAACGTCACCTCGCCGGTCAGTTCGATGGGGTCGCCGCTGACGACCGCATTCCCGCCCGTCACCCCGTCGTTCGTGTGCGAGATGAATACCTTCACCTGGTCTGTCAGGTCCTCGCCCTCCGCCGTCTCGACGGTCACGTCCACTTTGTAGGCCTCTGGCAAGCTAATTTCGCCCAGGTCGGTGTCCGATGTAAACGAGAGTTTGTCTATCACGTAGACGTCGGGCACCCCGTCGATCGAGTCACCGTAACCACTCTCGCGAACCACTGTGTAGTCGAGGCCCGAAGTGAGTTCCGCCGAGAACGTGCCGTCCTCCTCGGGTGAGACGATCTCCGGGTACTCGGGGATAGTCAGGAAGTCTATCTGCCCCGACGTCACCGGTGACCCCGACGGTCCGACCAGCGACCCGGAGACGGTAACCGACTCGTCCTCAGAGGGCGTCTCCGTCTCGGAGGGCGTCTCCGTCTCGGAGGGCGTCTCCCCCGGCGTGTCGGTTCCGCCCATCGATTCTGGCTCTGTCTCCTTGACCTGACTGTCAGTCTCTGGGTCACTCTCCTCGGTTCCCTCGCCATTGCTGCCACCGAAACACCCCGCCAGTCCGCCAACACCGGCGACGCCGGTGGCAGCGAGGAACTGACGACGCAACATTGTCTGCCTCTCCATATTCCTTCCTTCTGAGTCTGTAATAAAATTGTTCTGGTGAGCGGTTCAATTTGTGTGCCACTCCGCGACCAAATCTCTCTGCGGTCCCGAAAATGGTTTGGCCGCGACGCCGGAGTTGCAGGTATGGACCCGCGAATCCGCGAACACGCGTCCGTCATCGTCGACCACTCCATCGACCTCTCCGAGGGCGACGACCTCGTCATCGACGCCCATCCCGTCGCCGAGGACCTCGTCGTCGCGCTCCACGAACTCGCCGCCGACCGCGGTGCGAACCCGCTCGTCGTCCAGGACCGGCTGGGCGAGCGCTATCAACGGGCCTTCCTCCGGAACCGCGACGAGTTCGAAACGCCCGGCCACATGGAGGCGCTGTACGAGGCGATGGACTGCTATATCGCCATCCGAGCGAACGCGAACGTCACCGAGACCAGCGACGTCGACCCCGAGACCAACGCCGCCTACCAGCAGGCGATGCAACCGCTGCTCGCCGAGCGGCTGTCGAAGCCGTGGTGTCTCACCCAGTACCCGGCCGCGGCCAACGCCCAGCTTGCGGGGATGTCCACCGAGGCCTACGAAGACTTCGTCTGGGACGCCGTCAACAAGGACTGGGACGCCGTTCGGGAACACCAGTCACAGATGGTCGACATCTTAGACCCCGCAGACGAGGTCCGCATCGTCTCCGGCGAACGGACCGACGTGACGATGTCCGTCGCCGGCAACCCGACGCTCAACGACTACGGCGAGAAGAACCTCCCCGGCGGCGAGGTCTTCACCGCGCCCGTCGCCGACAGCGTCGAGGGCGAGGTCCTCTTCGACAAACCCCTCTACCACCAGGGCCGGGAGATTACCGACGTTTTCCTCCGGTTCGAGGGCGGCGACGTGGTCGAACACAGCGCCGGCAAGAACGAGGACTTGCTGTCGGAAGTCCTCTCGACCGACGAGGGCGCGAGCCGGCTGGGCGAGCTCGGCATCGGGATGAACCGCGACATCGACCGCTTTACCTACAACATGCTGTTCGACGAGAAGATGGGCGACACCGTTCACATGGCCGTCGGTCGCGCCTACGAGGAGACCGTCGGCGAGGACAACGAGCAGAACGACTCCGCGGTCCACGTCGACATGATCGTCGACATGAGCGAGGAGTCGTTCATCGAGGTGGACGGGGAGAAAGTGCAGGAGGATGGGACGTTCGTGTTCGAGGAGTAGCGAGGTCGCGAACAGCGAGGGACCGTCGGTCCCTCGGGCAGTCGGGCGGCAGCGCCGCCCGACGACGTAGTGAGCGACCTCGAACCGGAGCGGGGAGCGAAGCGACCCGCGGAGGAGTAGCGAGAAAGCGACCGCAGGGAGCTTTCTCGGATTGCGAGCGGGGAACGGCGTGACCCGCGAGCAGTAGCGAGGTCGACCAACGGGAGACCTCGAACCGTAACGGCGAACGCAGTGAGCCGTGGAGGAGTAGTCCGTCTTCGCCACTGTCTGTGTGCGTTTTGAAGAAATGTCGAACCGCGCTATCGAGCGGATACTTATCGCTAGTGGACAAACAAAAAATTACTTTATATCTTCGATAATAATAGGCGGGCATGGACCGGTCCTTCGATGGATTTTCCCGCCGTGAGGCACTCGGGGTGTTCTCGGGTGCGTTAACTGTGGGGATTAGCGGCTGTAGCGACCTGGGGAGCGAGGAGACGCCAGCGACGACGTCGGCGGCGGCGACGCCGGAACAGACGGCCACGCCGACAGCGCCGATGGACAAACCCACCATCGAACGCCAGA is part of the Haloarcula salinisoli genome and encodes:
- a CDS encoding aminopeptidase: MDPRIREHASVIVDHSIDLSEGDDLVIDAHPVAEDLVVALHELAADRGANPLVVQDRLGERYQRAFLRNRDEFETPGHMEALYEAMDCYIAIRANANVTETSDVDPETNAAYQQAMQPLLAERLSKPWCLTQYPAAANAQLAGMSTEAYEDFVWDAVNKDWDAVREHQSQMVDILDPADEVRIVSGERTDVTMSVAGNPTLNDYGEKNLPGGEVFTAPVADSVEGEVLFDKPLYHQGREITDVFLRFEGGDVVEHSAGKNEDLLSEVLSTDEGASRLGELGIGMNRDIDRFTYNMLFDEKMGDTVHMAVGRAYEETVGEDNEQNDSAVHVDMIVDMSEESFIEVDGEKVQEDGTFVFEE
- a CDS encoding metallophosphoesterase, producing MLTVISDTHGTDSHRLTGQTLDAVRAADHVVHAGDFTTEAVYDAIQAEAAGLTAVAGNNERPALRERLPAEATVEWAGHRLLVVHGHRHSDTALAMLARQEDADIVVVGHSHRPELGELDGRLLVNPGSYADPRRYRPAHAELDVDEGALRVRLRSPDGEVFETVTRPR
- a CDS encoding cation diffusion facilitator family transporter, with product MAGSKSVVLAALVANGAIAILKFFGFLLTGSAAMLSETYHSLSDTGNQVFLLIGIRYSERKATRQHPFGYGKSQFFYSFLVSVFLFGIAGWESLKHGYSEITSHGGHGGGSGGIDFLFIQYTPPAWLDPVWVNYTVLLGAFAFETWALYKARAEMQRQMKRNDWDSYREAFRKTSDVTTLTALTEDTIALLGIVIALVGLVLAQLTDNPVYDQISAVLIGIMLMGFALALAWENKRLLLGESLPADEGKRLRDVITSNEHVESIVDFRTVYFGPNEVIVSADIAFRDGLETEAMDDAITAIEDELKATNGDIRKVYIEPEAVPEAA
- a CDS encoding SHOCT domain-containing protein → MNDSSGAALGRIVRLALVALVVVLAATGPAAAHSGDDGRHHHDGWMGTHGGMGWGMGWGVWLLWPALLLLGGVAAYALYRSADGASNGGGSDDAMSALRERYARGDIDDEEFERRRQTLQRGEP